The following are from one region of the Carassius gibelio isolate Cgi1373 ecotype wild population from Czech Republic chromosome A13, carGib1.2-hapl.c, whole genome shotgun sequence genome:
- the LOC128026754 gene encoding interferon alpha-inducible protein 27-like protein 2A, which produces MKRGLFTIIGVTAGAVGAVALAPLALTMAGFTSAGIAASSLAASMMSSAAIANGGGVAAGSLVALLQSAGAAGLSAGLTAAVASVGGAAGAVIGGAADLLSHSRGPPSLENEDDGDEEQEDAEMMNLQEAKELMPK; this is translated from the exons ATGAAACGTG GACTGTTCACCATAATCGGGGTCACAGCAGGGGCAG TCGGTGCGGTTGCATTGGCCCCGCTGGCACTCACCATGGCTGGATTCACCTCTGCAGGTATAGCAGCAAGTTCTTTGGCTGCCAGCATGATGTCATCAGCAGCCATTGCCAATGGAGGTGGTGTGGCTGCAGGAAGTTTGGTCGCTCTCCTCCAGTCTGCAG GTGCTGCTGGACTGTCTGCAGGTTTGACAGCAGCCGTGGCATCTGTGGGTGGAGCTGCAGGGGCTGTAATAGGTGGAGCTGCAGATTTGCTCTCTCATTCCAGGGGTCCACCTTCACTTGAGAATGAAGATGATGGAGATGAAGAACAGGAGGATGCAGAGATGATGAATTTGCAAGAGGCCAAAGAGCTTATGCCAAAATAA
- the LOC128025997 gene encoding interferon alpha-inducible protein 27-like protein 2A, protein MSRALIITAGAAGAVLLAPFALGMAGFTTAGITAGSVAAGMMSSAAISSGGGVASGSLVALLQSAGAAGMSATATAGVASVGAAAGALVSGAVGLLKKMRK, encoded by the exons ATGTCGAGGG ctCTAATCATTACAGCTGGTGCTG CTGGTGCAGTACTTCTGGCCCCTTTTGCGCTTGGCATGGCTGGGTTTACCACCGCCGGCATCACTGCAGGTTCTGTGGCAGCTGGCATGATGTCATCAGCAGCCATCTCCAGCGGTGGCGGTGTGGCTTCAGGAAGTTTGGTTGCTCTCCTCCAATCTGCAG gCGCTGCTGGTATGTCTGCAACAGCAACAGCTGGTGTGGCATCTGTGGGCGCTGCTGCAGGAGCTCTAGTAAGTGGGGCAGTCGGTTTGTTGAAGAAGATGAGGAAATGA